A single region of the Streptomyces sp. NBC_00236 genome encodes:
- a CDS encoding glycoside hydrolase family 9 protein, whose amino-acid sequence MRSLTFADLRRRLRGAGAGPPAQRPGRPGAIALALALGAGLLLPLSLSGPAAAAPAFDYGEALQKSVLFYEAQQSGTLPDTNRVGWRGDSALDDGKDVGLDLTGGWYDAGDHVKFGLPMAFSTTMLAWGGVEQADAYAASGQLPYLRNNLRFVNDYFLKAHPSPNVLYGQVGNGGDDHKWWGPAEVMPMKRPAYKIDASCPGTDLAGQTAAALASSSMVFAGSDPAYATKLITHAKQLYTFADTYRGKYSDCITDAQAYYNSWSGYKDELVWGAIWLYKATGDASYLAKAESYYDNLSTEPQSSTRSYRWTLSWDDSSYGAYVLLAQLTGKQKYVDDANRWLDWWTVGVNGQRVAYSPGGQAVLDSWGSLRYAANTAFVALSYSDWLTDATRKARYHDFAVRQIDYALGDNPRKSSYVVGFGTNPPTKPHHRTAHGSWTDQMNNPVETRHTLYGALVGGPSAANDTYTDDRSNYVNNEVATDYNAAFTGALARLYGEYGGAPLADFPRQETPDGPEMSVQASVNAAGGNFTEIKAYLVNRSAWPARALTDASMRYYFTLEPGVTPGQISFTTNYNQCGEVTGPTHETGDVYYVTVDCSATDIAPAGQSAYRKEVQFRITSAGAWDPANDWSYPSSATTPGTTPVDAPHIVLLEGAAPQWGTAPDGTDPEPTPDLTTTPDPTPTPTPTPDPTDTPGPAGSCAVTYRVSQSWGSGFTADVSVRNAGTDPVDGWQLGFAFGGAERVTNAWNASATQTGSRVTVKNATHNAGIPAGGTVSFGFQATGAPAQAPSSFTLNGTECG is encoded by the coding sequence TTGCGCTCGCTCACTTTCGCCGACCTGCGAAGACGACTCCGAGGGGCCGGCGCCGGCCCACCCGCCCAGCGGCCCGGCCGCCCCGGCGCCATCGCTCTGGCCCTGGCGCTCGGCGCCGGCCTGCTCCTCCCGCTGTCCCTGTCGGGCCCCGCGGCTGCCGCGCCGGCCTTCGACTACGGCGAGGCGCTGCAGAAGTCGGTGCTCTTCTACGAGGCGCAGCAGTCGGGCACGCTCCCCGACACCAACCGGGTCGGCTGGCGCGGTGACTCCGCTCTCGACGACGGCAAGGACGTCGGTCTGGATCTGACGGGCGGCTGGTACGACGCCGGTGACCACGTCAAGTTCGGCCTGCCGATGGCCTTCTCCACCACCATGCTCGCGTGGGGCGGCGTGGAGCAGGCGGACGCCTACGCGGCCTCGGGCCAGCTTCCGTACCTGAGGAACAACCTCCGCTTCGTCAACGACTACTTCCTCAAGGCTCATCCGTCCCCGAACGTCCTGTACGGGCAGGTGGGCAACGGCGGCGACGACCACAAGTGGTGGGGCCCGGCCGAGGTGATGCCGATGAAGCGGCCCGCCTACAAGATCGACGCCTCCTGCCCCGGCACCGATCTGGCCGGCCAGACAGCAGCTGCCCTGGCCTCCTCGTCCATGGTGTTCGCCGGCAGTGACCCGGCGTACGCCACGAAGCTGATCACCCACGCGAAGCAGCTGTACACCTTCGCGGACACCTACCGCGGGAAGTACAGCGACTGCATCACCGACGCGCAGGCGTACTACAACTCCTGGAGCGGGTACAAGGACGAGCTGGTCTGGGGTGCGATCTGGCTGTACAAGGCCACCGGTGACGCCTCGTACCTGGCCAAGGCCGAGTCGTACTACGACAACCTCTCGACCGAGCCGCAGAGCAGCACCCGGTCCTACCGCTGGACGCTCTCCTGGGACGACAGCTCCTACGGGGCGTACGTGCTGCTCGCGCAGCTGACCGGGAAGCAGAAGTACGTCGACGACGCGAACCGCTGGCTCGACTGGTGGACGGTCGGCGTCAACGGGCAGCGGGTGGCCTACTCGCCCGGCGGCCAGGCCGTGCTGGACAGCTGGGGGTCGCTGCGGTACGCGGCGAACACCGCCTTCGTGGCGCTGAGTTACTCGGACTGGCTGACCGACGCCACGCGCAAGGCCCGCTACCACGACTTCGCCGTCCGCCAGATCGACTACGCGCTCGGTGACAACCCGCGCAAGTCGAGCTACGTGGTCGGCTTCGGCACCAACCCGCCGACCAAGCCGCACCACCGCACCGCCCACGGCTCGTGGACCGACCAGATGAACAACCCCGTGGAGACCCGGCACACCCTGTACGGAGCGCTGGTCGGCGGCCCCAGTGCGGCGAACGACACGTACACCGACGACCGCTCCAACTACGTGAACAACGAGGTCGCCACCGACTACAACGCGGCCTTCACCGGCGCACTGGCCCGGCTCTACGGCGAGTACGGCGGAGCTCCGCTCGCGGACTTCCCGCGGCAGGAGACACCGGACGGGCCGGAGATGTCCGTCCAGGCCTCGGTCAACGCGGCGGGCGGCAACTTCACCGAGATCAAGGCGTATCTGGTCAACCGGTCCGCCTGGCCGGCCCGCGCCCTCACCGACGCGTCGATGCGCTACTACTTCACGCTGGAGCCCGGTGTCACGCCGGGGCAGATCAGCTTCACCACGAACTACAACCAGTGCGGTGAGGTGACCGGCCCGACGCACGAGACGGGCGACGTCTACTACGTGACCGTGGACTGCTCCGCCACGGACATCGCCCCGGCCGGCCAGTCCGCGTACCGCAAGGAGGTGCAGTTCCGGATCACCTCGGCCGGAGCCTGGGATCCGGCGAACGACTGGTCCTACCCCTCATCGGCCACGACCCCCGGCACCACACCGGTGGACGCACCGCACATCGTGCTGCTCGAAGGTGCGGCGCCGCAGTGGGGGACCGCGCCGGACGGGACAGACCCGGAACCGACCCCCGACCTCACCACGACCCCTGATCCGACACCGACTCCGACCCCGACGCCAGACCCGACGGATACGCCCGGCCCGGCCGGTTCCTGCGCGGTCACCTACCGGGTCAGCCAGTCCTGGGGCAGCGGATTCACGGCCGACGTCTCCGTCCGGAACGCCGGGACGGACCCGGTCGACGGCTGGCAGCTGGGCTTCGCCTTCGGCGGGGCCGAGAGGGTCACGAACGCCTGGAACGCGAGCGCCACCCAGACCGGCTCCCGCGTCACGGTGAAGAACGCGACGCACAATGCCGGGATTCCGGCGGGAGGCACCGTCTCCTTCGGGTTCCAGGCCACCGGTGCTCCGGCACAGGCACCGTCCTCCTTCACCCTCAACGGGACGGAGTGCGGCTGA
- a CDS encoding phosphatidylinositol-specific phospholipase C/glycerophosphodiester phosphodiesterase family protein codes for MAFPTRRHVVTTALTTAAAATLVPHQPATATEAPRARTGAPGPRPLLRAHAHNDYLHPRPLHDALAQGFTSVEADIFLVDGELLVAHEATDLDPARTLSALYLDPLLARVRANHGTVFRGDRTPVQLLIDIKTDGAAAYAELDRQLRRHRQMLTACRHGRVRPGAVTAVISGDRAARVPMEAQRTRYAFYDGRLDDLGTAATASFIPLVSSSWTGTFRWLGAGPVPPAERDALRAITAAAHGAGQRVRFWATPDAPGPERDAVWAELLAAGVDHLNTDDLAGLARFLRAHDRNTR; via the coding sequence ATGGCGTTCCCCACCCGCCGCCACGTCGTCACCACCGCCCTGACCACCGCGGCCGCGGCCACCCTCGTACCCCACCAGCCGGCCACCGCGACCGAAGCCCCGCGCGCCCGGACCGGCGCCCCGGGCCCCCGGCCACTGCTCCGGGCGCACGCGCACAACGACTATCTGCACCCCCGCCCGCTCCACGACGCGCTGGCCCAGGGATTCACCAGTGTCGAGGCCGACATCTTCCTCGTGGACGGCGAGTTGCTCGTCGCCCACGAGGCCACCGACCTCGACCCCGCCCGCACCCTCTCCGCGCTGTATCTCGATCCGCTGCTCGCCAGGGTCCGGGCCAACCACGGGACCGTGTTCCGCGGCGACCGTACACCGGTGCAGCTGCTGATCGACATCAAGACGGACGGCGCGGCCGCCTACGCGGAACTCGACCGCCAACTCCGCCGTCACCGGCAGATGCTGACCGCCTGTCGGCACGGCCGGGTACGGCCCGGAGCCGTCACCGCCGTGATCTCGGGCGACCGGGCCGCCCGCGTCCCCATGGAGGCCCAGCGCACCCGGTACGCCTTCTACGACGGTCGGCTCGACGACCTCGGAACCGCCGCCACGGCCTCGTTCATCCCGCTCGTCAGCAGCAGCTGGACAGGCACGTTCCGCTGGCTCGGCGCCGGCCCCGTCCCGCCCGCCGAACGCGACGCCCTGCGTGCGATCACCGCCGCTGCGCACGGCGCGGGGCAGCGTGTGCGTTTCTGGGCCACTCCCGATGCTCCCGGACCTGAACGCGACGCGGTCTGGGCGGAGTTGCTGGCCGCCGGCGTGGACCACCTGAACACCGACGACCTCGCGGGACTCGCCCGCTTCCTCCGCGCCCACGACCGGAACACGCGGTAG
- a CDS encoding ABC transporter substrate-binding protein: MARTRTPVVALASATALVAVAGCGAADMTQQASPFANARGAKTVTLSVQSWVGAQANVAVAEYLLEHELGYRVDTVQIDEVPAWDALSQGRVDAILEDWGHPDQEARYVKDKGTIRSGGELGVTGHIGWFVPTYFAKQHPDVTDWRNLDTYADSFRTAESGGKGQLLDGSPSYVTNDKALVKNLGLDYQVVFSGSEAAQITQIKQFAKEKKPFLTYWYKPQWLFEQVPMTEVKLPAYEEGCDAEPEKVACAYPHTPLKKYLNARFANAGGKAATFLKNFSWGTEDQNKVALMIADQKMSPQDAAKEWVDANEKKWRAWIPG; the protein is encoded by the coding sequence ATGGCTCGTACGCGTACTCCTGTCGTCGCACTCGCATCGGCCACGGCTCTCGTCGCCGTGGCGGGCTGCGGTGCCGCGGACATGACGCAGCAGGCCTCGCCGTTCGCCAACGCACGGGGCGCGAAGACCGTGACCCTGTCCGTGCAGTCGTGGGTGGGCGCCCAGGCGAATGTGGCCGTGGCCGAGTACCTCCTCGAACACGAGCTGGGATACCGGGTGGACACCGTCCAGATCGACGAGGTGCCGGCCTGGGACGCCCTGAGCCAGGGCCGGGTGGACGCGATCCTGGAGGACTGGGGACACCCGGACCAGGAGGCGCGGTACGTCAAGGACAAGGGGACGATCCGGTCGGGCGGGGAGCTCGGCGTCACCGGCCACATCGGCTGGTTCGTGCCCACGTACTTCGCGAAGCAGCATCCCGACGTCACCGACTGGCGCAACCTCGACACGTACGCCGACAGCTTCCGCACAGCGGAGAGCGGCGGCAAGGGCCAGTTGCTCGACGGTTCGCCGTCGTACGTCACCAACGACAAGGCCCTCGTGAAGAACCTCGGCCTGGACTACCAGGTCGTGTTCTCCGGGTCCGAGGCGGCGCAGATCACCCAGATCAAGCAGTTCGCCAAGGAGAAGAAGCCGTTCCTCACCTACTGGTACAAGCCGCAGTGGCTGTTCGAGCAGGTACCGATGACGGAGGTGAAGCTTCCGGCCTACGAGGAGGGCTGCGACGCCGAGCCCGAGAAGGTGGCGTGCGCCTATCCGCACACCCCGCTGAAGAAGTACCTCAACGCGCGGTTCGCCAACGCCGGCGGCAAGGCGGCCACGTTCCTCAAGAACTTCTCCTGGGGTACGGAGGACCAGAACAAGGTCGCCCTGATGATCGCCGATCAGAAGATGTCACCCCAGGACGCGGCCAAGGAGTGGGTGGACGCGAACGAGAAGAAGTGGCGGGCGTGGATCCCCGGGTGA
- a CDS encoding PepSY domain-containing protein — MTCDFPPENTGFLRSRRLRATGAAGVLLAAALLTGCGQDSGDTSTGTATSEAARAVPERTTTPSNSASKSAPATAAMTQDQKDRKKLLDSTKITYDKAVTTAEGAVSGGKVVDLDLRGPGKSDDDTDRESASPSASASPSGTASPSGSASASPKSTGASPGDASASPAATGPEWVATVAATDGTEHTVRIDAVSGKVVKSTEDTDQDAEDKSRTADWVAKAKQTPQQAAKAATDKKKGTVTSLELDENDKNVLVWSVDVVDKSWNETTVDVDAATGSVTAEETDTD; from the coding sequence ATGACATGTGACTTCCCACCTGAGAACACCGGATTCCTCCGCTCCCGGCGCCTGCGCGCCACCGGCGCCGCAGGCGTCCTCCTGGCCGCCGCCCTGCTCACGGGCTGCGGCCAGGACAGCGGCGACACCTCGACGGGCACGGCCACCTCGGAGGCCGCCCGCGCCGTCCCGGAGCGGACCACCACGCCCTCGAACAGCGCGAGCAAGAGCGCGCCGGCCACCGCGGCGATGACCCAGGACCAGAAGGACCGCAAGAAGCTCCTGGACTCCACCAAGATCACCTACGACAAGGCCGTCACGACGGCCGAGGGCGCCGTCAGCGGTGGCAAGGTGGTCGATCTCGACCTGCGGGGCCCGGGCAAGTCGGATGACGACACCGACCGGGAGAGCGCATCGCCCAGCGCGAGCGCGTCCCCGTCCGGGACCGCCTCGCCGTCCGGCAGCGCGAGCGCCTCCCCGAAGTCCACCGGTGCCTCGCCCGGCGACGCCTCCGCCTCGCCGGCCGCCACCGGCCCGGAATGGGTCGCGACGGTCGCCGCCACGGACGGCACCGAGCACACCGTGCGCATCGACGCCGTCTCCGGCAAGGTCGTCAAGTCCACCGAGGACACCGACCAGGACGCCGAGGACAAGAGCCGCACGGCCGACTGGGTCGCCAAGGCCAAGCAGACCCCGCAGCAGGCGGCCAAGGCGGCGACGGACAAGAAGAAGGGCACCGTCACCTCCCTGGAACTGGACGAGAACGACAAGAACGTCCTCGTCTGGTCGGTGGACGTCGTGGACAAGAGCTGGAACGAGACCACGGTGGACGTCGACGCGGCCACCGGCTCCGTCACCGCCGAGGAGACCGACACCGACTGA
- a CDS encoding APC family permease → MTDTLSAPQALAPATGPTPQKLKRSIGVVGGTLLTLSCVTPASTLFVVVPDLFAGLGTYTALTIAIGSLLCIAVAFCYSELGTLIPSAGGEYAMVSTMAGRLAGWLVFVLSLLVVMIVPPVIAMGTADYLAPLVHIPASLAGAGVMLLATLAGLLDLRANAWITGIFLVLEVIAAGVVAVLGFAHSERGAAALVHGSVASPGGTSSTVTAMMVVSGLAIALFITQGFSTAVYLSEELEDPRRNVARTVLATLAISTAVILVPVIAITLGAPDLAALTSGDLSGMVEAWSNSAVGTFVSLCVALAIINAGIVMVIQNSRVLFASARDKAWPAPVNQALSRLGRFGSPWVATLLVGIPGAALCFVSLDTLYGVTGVSVTAMYLLVAVAALLCRRGTHRDAPAWRMPLWPAVPVLLILVLAYILTQQETEYLLWTGGITAVATFYWALYLRPRRATRWLVSIPEDEQV, encoded by the coding sequence ATGACCGACACGCTCAGCGCTCCACAGGCACTCGCCCCCGCGACCGGACCCACCCCGCAGAAGCTCAAGCGTTCCATCGGCGTCGTCGGGGGGACCCTGCTCACGCTGTCCTGCGTGACCCCCGCCTCCACCCTCTTCGTGGTCGTTCCTGACCTGTTCGCCGGACTCGGCACCTACACCGCGCTCACCATCGCCATCGGCTCGCTGCTCTGCATAGCGGTGGCCTTCTGCTACTCGGAGCTGGGCACCCTCATCCCCAGCGCCGGCGGCGAGTACGCCATGGTGTCGACGATGGCGGGCCGGCTCGCCGGCTGGCTCGTGTTCGTGCTCTCCCTGCTCGTCGTCATGATCGTGCCCCCGGTCATCGCCATGGGGACCGCCGACTACCTCGCACCCCTCGTCCACATCCCCGCCTCGCTCGCCGGGGCGGGCGTCATGCTGCTCGCCACCCTCGCGGGCCTCCTCGACCTGCGCGCCAACGCCTGGATCACCGGCATCTTCCTGGTGCTGGAGGTGATCGCCGCCGGCGTCGTGGCCGTCCTCGGGTTCGCCCACTCCGAGCGGGGCGCCGCCGCGCTCGTGCACGGGTCCGTCGCCTCGCCGGGCGGCACGAGCTCGACCGTCACCGCGATGATGGTCGTCTCCGGGCTCGCCATCGCGCTCTTCATCACGCAGGGCTTCTCCACGGCCGTCTACCTCTCCGAGGAGTTGGAGGACCCGCGGCGCAACGTGGCCCGTACGGTCCTCGCCACGCTCGCGATCTCGACGGCCGTCATCCTCGTCCCCGTCATCGCCATCACCCTGGGCGCCCCCGACCTCGCGGCCCTGACCTCCGGCGACCTCAGCGGCATGGTCGAGGCGTGGTCCAACTCGGCCGTCGGCACGTTCGTCAGCCTCTGTGTCGCCCTCGCCATCATCAACGCCGGCATCGTCATGGTCATCCAGAACTCCCGGGTGCTGTTCGCCTCCGCCCGGGACAAGGCGTGGCCCGCCCCGGTCAACCAGGCCCTGTCCCGGCTCGGCCGCTTCGGCTCGCCGTGGGTGGCGACGCTCCTCGTGGGCATTCCGGGAGCGGCCCTCTGCTTCGTCAGTCTCGACACCCTGTACGGAGTGACCGGCGTCTCCGTCACCGCCATGTACCTGCTGGTGGCCGTCGCCGCCCTGCTCTGCCGCCGCGGCACGCACCGCGACGCACCCGCCTGGCGGATGCCGCTCTGGCCCGCCGTCCCGGTCCTGCTCATCCTCGTCCTCGCCTACATCCTGACCCAGCAGGAGACCGAGTACCTGCTCTGGACGGGCGGGATCACCGCGGTCGCCACGTTCTACTGGGCCCTGTACCTGAGGCCCCGCCGCGCGACCCGATGGCTGGTGAGCATCCCCGAGGACGAGCAGGTGTGA
- a CDS encoding ATP-binding SpoIIE family protein phosphatase: MERTVGDDIATKGCRMGGERHEPPPDGVGAELDQIDALNSMDAPRPGPRDPQAHADGTEEAARRRDSRLLSAGHAVAEADSLDEALRLVDALYAPEFPLDGQCVFGLVEGTLTALGQYGFRPGGADRGFRMPMKTGYPAAEVARTGRAVYLATQEEYRRRFPATWHMSARKSRKAWAFVPLVTAGRVTGVWLAAFRASVEFNAAERSLLTLTGRMLAQVLERARASRAELELSRGLRHSMRTDGPAMTGLSVATRYVPTGGGLMVGGDWYDSIDLPNGRLALVIGDVQGHDVHAAGLMAQLRTAVHAYAAEGHGPDAVLARASRFLTTLDEDRFATCLYIEADPSTGDLHIARAGHPHPVLRTPDGTCLIKHISGGLPLGLMPGEEDYPVDIVRLHDDEVLMLCTDGLIENGGHDMYTGWVRVRDAFSPGPVEDLEGMADRLMTAVLSAEPRDRDGDTARDGDDIALLLLRRDPGQSRAEVSRRRLMLTVGQDQGEGLSEARAELKALLHDWARPDQVDTAVLLTTELLGNVLVHTDQDGALNAYVTGETGRRRLLVEVMDRGDELPHQRTPGELASSGRGLMLLDILADQWGVRPEPEGKTAWFALTEGPAADAGDATTD, translated from the coding sequence ATGGAACGAACAGTCGGCGACGACATCGCGACGAAGGGATGCCGGATGGGTGGTGAACGGCATGAGCCGCCGCCGGACGGGGTCGGGGCCGAGCTGGACCAGATCGATGCCCTGAACAGCATGGACGCGCCCCGGCCCGGCCCCCGGGACCCGCAGGCGCACGCCGACGGGACGGAGGAGGCTGCCAGGCGTCGCGACTCCCGGCTGCTCTCCGCAGGGCACGCCGTCGCCGAGGCGGACTCGCTCGACGAGGCGCTGAGGCTGGTGGACGCCCTGTACGCCCCCGAATTCCCGCTGGACGGCCAGTGCGTGTTCGGGCTCGTAGAGGGGACCCTGACGGCACTGGGGCAGTACGGCTTCCGTCCGGGCGGAGCCGACCGCGGGTTCCGGATGCCGATGAAGACCGGCTACCCGGCCGCCGAAGTCGCCAGAACCGGCCGGGCCGTGTACCTCGCCACCCAGGAGGAGTACCGCCGTCGCTTCCCGGCGACCTGGCACATGTCCGCCCGCAAGAGCCGCAAGGCGTGGGCGTTCGTTCCGCTCGTGACCGCCGGACGGGTCACCGGAGTGTGGCTGGCCGCCTTCCGCGCATCGGTGGAGTTCAACGCCGCCGAGCGATCGCTGCTGACGCTGACCGGACGCATGCTCGCCCAGGTACTGGAGCGCGCCCGGGCCAGCAGGGCCGAACTGGAACTCTCCCGCGGCCTGCGCCACAGCATGCGCACGGACGGCCCCGCCATGACCGGACTCAGCGTGGCGACGCGCTATGTGCCGACCGGGGGCGGGCTCATGGTCGGCGGGGACTGGTACGACAGCATCGACCTGCCCAACGGCCGGCTGGCCCTCGTCATCGGCGACGTCCAGGGACACGATGTGCACGCCGCCGGTCTGATGGCCCAGCTGCGCACCGCCGTGCACGCGTACGCCGCGGAGGGGCACGGCCCGGATGCCGTACTGGCACGCGCCTCGCGCTTCCTGACCACCCTCGACGAGGACCGGTTCGCCACCTGCCTCTACATCGAGGCCGACCCGTCCACCGGTGACCTGCACATCGCACGCGCCGGGCATCCGCACCCGGTGCTGCGCACGCCGGACGGGACCTGCCTGATCAAGCACATCAGCGGGGGTCTGCCGCTGGGCCTGATGCCCGGCGAGGAGGACTACCCCGTCGACATCGTGCGGCTGCACGACGACGAGGTCCTCATGCTGTGCACGGACGGGCTGATCGAGAACGGCGGCCACGACATGTACACCGGCTGGGTCCGGGTGCGCGACGCGTTCTCGCCCGGCCCCGTCGAGGACCTCGAGGGAATGGCCGACCGCCTGATGACGGCCGTTCTCAGCGCCGAGCCCCGGGACCGGGACGGCGACACCGCTCGGGACGGCGACGACATCGCCCTGCTGCTTCTGCGCCGGGACCCCGGACAGTCGCGGGCGGAGGTCAGCCGACGCCGCCTGATGCTGACCGTGGGCCAGGACCAGGGCGAAGGGCTCTCCGAGGCCCGCGCCGAACTGAAGGCGCTCCTGCACGACTGGGCGAGGCCCGACCAGGTGGACACCGCGGTGCTCCTCACCACCGAACTCCTCGGCAACGTACTCGTCCACACGGACCAGGACGGTGCCCTCAACGCGTACGTCACCGGCGAGACCGGACGTCGCCGGCTGCTCGTCGAGGTCATGGACCGGGGCGACGAACTGCCCCATCAGCGGACGCCCGGTGAGCTCGCCTCGTCGGGCCGGGGGCTGATGCTGCTCGACATCCTGGCCGACCAGTGGGGCGTGCGCCCCGAACCCGAGGGAAAGACGGCCTGGTTCGCGCTCACCGAAGGACCCGCTGCGGACGCCGGCGACGCCACGACGGACTGA
- a CDS encoding ABC transporter ATP-binding protein, whose product MSMEVTAWSSLHSAMNAQQDRRPFSRATVRRIAAFARPRRRELYRFLLLSIVMALLAVATPVLAGRVVDAIVQGKESGTVTRLALLIAVIAVAEAGLGLLTRLLSATLGEGLILDLRTAVFDHVQRMPVAFFTRTRTGALVSRLNNDVIGAQRAFSNTLSGVVSNVVTLLLTLTVMLTISWQITLLALVLLPVFVLPARRMGSRMARMQREAAAHNAAMGTQMTERFSAPGATLVKLFGRPDDESAEFAARASRVRDIGIRTAMAQSTFITALTLVSALALALVYGLGGYYALRGTLEPGAVVALALLLTRLYAPLTALAGARVEVMSALVSFERVFEILDLKPLIAEKPDARKVPEGPVSVEFDGVSFGYPSADKVSLASLEEVATLDTRGGTEVLHEVSFRAEPGRMVALVGSSGAGKSTIAQLLPRLYDADSGAVRLGGVDVRDLTAASIRETLGMVTQDGHLFHESVRANLTLARPGATEDEIWDALRRSRLDGLVASLPDGLDTVVGERGYRLSGGERQRLTIARLLLARQRVVILDEATAHLDSTSEAAVQEALAEALEGRTAVVIAHRLSTVRAADLILVVEEGRVVERGTHAELLAVGGRYEELYRTQFASPSSEGGEAQEAPEAHTESV is encoded by the coding sequence ATGAGCATGGAAGTCACCGCCTGGTCGTCGCTGCACAGCGCGATGAACGCGCAACAGGACCGCAGACCGTTCTCCCGGGCCACCGTCCGCAGGATCGCCGCCTTCGCCCGGCCGCGCCGACGGGAGCTCTACCGCTTCCTGCTGCTGAGCATCGTCATGGCCCTGCTGGCGGTGGCGACTCCGGTGCTGGCGGGCCGGGTGGTCGACGCGATCGTCCAGGGCAAGGAGAGCGGCACCGTCACCCGCCTCGCGCTGCTGATCGCCGTCATCGCGGTGGCGGAGGCCGGGCTGGGCCTGCTGACCCGTCTGCTGTCGGCCACGCTCGGAGAGGGCCTGATCCTGGATCTGCGCACGGCCGTCTTCGACCATGTCCAGCGGATGCCGGTCGCCTTCTTCACCCGCACGCGCACCGGTGCGCTGGTGAGCCGCCTGAACAACGATGTGATCGGGGCGCAGCGGGCGTTCAGCAACACCCTGTCCGGGGTGGTCTCCAATGTGGTGACCCTGCTGCTGACGCTCACGGTGATGCTGACCATCTCCTGGCAGATCACCCTGCTCGCCCTCGTCCTGCTTCCGGTGTTCGTCCTGCCCGCCCGCCGGATGGGCTCCCGGATGGCGCGGATGCAGCGCGAGGCGGCCGCGCACAACGCGGCCATGGGCACGCAGATGACCGAGCGGTTCTCGGCCCCCGGTGCCACGCTCGTCAAGCTCTTCGGGCGGCCCGATGACGAGTCCGCCGAGTTCGCCGCCCGGGCGAGCCGGGTCCGTGACATCGGCATCCGTACGGCCATGGCGCAGTCCACGTTCATCACGGCGCTCACCCTGGTCTCGGCGCTCGCGCTGGCGCTCGTCTACGGGCTCGGCGGCTACTACGCGCTGCGCGGCACCCTGGAGCCGGGCGCGGTCGTGGCCCTGGCCCTGCTGCTGACCCGGCTCTACGCCCCGCTCACGGCGCTGGCCGGTGCCCGGGTCGAGGTGATGAGCGCGCTGGTGAGCTTCGAGCGCGTCTTCGAGATCCTCGACCTGAAGCCGCTGATCGCCGAGAAGCCGGATGCGCGCAAGGTTCCGGAGGGGCCGGTGTCCGTGGAGTTCGACGGGGTGTCCTTCGGGTATCCGTCGGCGGACAAGGTCTCGCTCGCCTCCCTCGAAGAGGTCGCGACGCTCGACACCCGCGGGGGTACGGAGGTCCTGCACGAGGTCTCCTTCCGTGCCGAGCCCGGCCGCATGGTGGCCCTGGTCGGCTCGTCCGGCGCGGGCAAGTCGACGATCGCGCAGTTGCTGCCCCGGCTGTACGACGCCGATTCCGGTGCCGTACGCCTCGGCGGCGTCGATGTACGTGATCTGACCGCCGCCTCGATCCGCGAGACGCTCGGGATGGTCACCCAGGACGGGCACCTGTTCCACGAGTCGGTCCGGGCCAATCTGACTCTGGCCAGGCCCGGGGCGACCGAGGACGAGATCTGGGACGCGCTGCGGCGCTCCCGGCTCGACGGTCTGGTGGCCTCGCTGCCCGACGGGCTCGACACGGTGGTGGGCGAGCGCGGGTACCGGCTGTCCGGCGGTGAGCGTCAGCGGCTGACGATCGCCCGGCTGCTGCTGGCCCGCCAGCGTGTGGTCATCCTCGACGAGGCGACGGCGCACCTCGACTCCACGTCGGAGGCGGCGGTGCAGGAGGCCCTGGCCGAGGCGCTGGAGGGGCGCACCGCCGTGGTGATCGCGCACCGGCTGTCGACCGTGCGGGCCGCGGACCTGATCCTCGTCGTCGAGGAGGGCCGGGTGGTCGAGCGCGGGACCCACGCGGAACTGCTGGCCGTCGGCGGCCGGTACGAGGAGCTGTACCGGACACAGTTCGCCTCACCGTCCTCGGAGGGCGGGGAGGCGCAGGAGGCACCGGAGGCGCACACCGAGTCCGTCTGA